The DNA segment CAGTCAATGGAATAAGTTGGAAAGCAACTCTGCGtaatccctttttttttttagctgcaccacaCGCTGCCAAAGCTCCTATAGTCAAATAACATGCTGTTAACTTGCGCAGCTAATGTGAAAAAGACTAAAAATTTCTCTATATATTTTGTTCCATAATTGTTGATTACTAGCTGGTGGTTGGTGCACTTATATTATGGGATACAATAAACTTCAGTAACCTACATTTATTTATTCTATGAGTCAGTTAATATTTTTGTCTAAATCACCTGCTTTTCGCAACAAGGATCTTCATCAATGGCAAGGAAAGGCATTCTGGGTAAGAATATTCTTAACAAAACAATATGGCTAAGGGATTAAGCAGGTTTGGCTTAATGGCAGTTTACACTATGCTGTTTCAAACTGCCTTCCTAGGGAAATAAAAGGCTCATTCTAAATATAATATGAAACAGACTGAGCAGACTGCAATAACATGATAATTGGCCATGACATTGGACTGTCAATAGAAATCGGGACAAGGAAAGGTGCCATTCTGTTTGATGAATAAGAAAATATTTCTGTATTCATACATCACCCACAACATATTGCATGTGTTGATATCAGTTGACTCACATGCTGCTGTGCACTTCCTGGCTCTTCAATGCAATGACAGAATTattctgaaaaaaagaaggatgaaaGCTTGTGAACGCACACCCTAAAATGATACAGCAGGCAAATTTTTATCGACAATACACAAATACAAGATgcagaaataaaaacaaactgtcaAACAGCTTGTGTCACCATCCTGTACTAGCTATTTGAAGGTTAATAATTTCTGTCGTTTGGTAAAGAGCAGAAAGTGTTCCTCAATCTTATGATTTGAGACCCCCGGGGCTTTTGAATAGTTCGAAAGGTCTACTGAACTGGAGACCTTGCAGTGACAAGCATTGTCATAGAAACAGCAAGTGAAACATTTGGAAGGGCATTTCCAACTACTTGAATGAAGCCACATTCTTAAGTTTGAGATGGCTCAAACTGAACACAAGAAGTGGTACTGTGTTGACAATGATCGCAAATAGGGACTTGGGCTGTTTTCAATAAAACTTGAGTCCTCTAAAACCCTTAAGAAGCCACATTTCACATTGACAGTAGAGTGTGAATAATGTGAAAAGCACGTAAAACATAACCCTGGCAGATTGAAACGTGACATGCCTTTTCTTGCCAAGGTCTCAGCATGACATCTTGTTTCAAATTAACAATGCAAAATTTttccttcaataaaaaaaaaatacaaacccAAAGGTGTGCCCGATAATCTGCAAGCTGGTCCGTGATGGCCAATGCTTCAAGACCTGCTGCTGCTAAGTGAAGCAATCATTACAATGATAATTATTCTCTTCACATGCTGTTCCCACTCAACATAAAGTCTTTGTATCTATGTATCTTTGTATCAATGATAATTATTCTCTTCACATGCTGTTCCCACTCAACATAAAGTCTTTGTATCTCTCCATGTAATTAGGTCACTTATTTAATGCTTAGCAGTTATCTGTGCTTACACAACTCACACATTTACTGCAACAGCCCAATTTCACTGTTGTATAAATACCACCGTAAGCAGgcacacgcaaacacgcacatGCCAGACAGGAACGAACAACACAAGAAGCCCCAATGGCAGATCAGTGCCTTGGACAAAGTCCACGTTTTCGAAGTGGTCTTGCCCTCCCTGCAAGGAAGCACTTCCTCCGCTGTGACACGAATCTTATCTCTAGAGGCCGAGCGGGAAAAACGAACACTTCCAGGCGGCTGCAGAAAATCTCTGTGGCTCATCACAAAGCCCCGATGCTCGTGCAGAGATAAGAGATCTTGCAGGACCATGATAGCCACGCTCTTTCTGTGCGGTCGGCAACAGTGGCACGGAAAATTTGCACCTCGAGCTGAGAGCTGGCAGAAAAACAGGTCTGTGCTGAGGGGACGTTTCTCCTGCAGTGGTAAAAACAGTGACCCCAGGACAAGCAGTAAAATGTAATGTGACTGCACCAATGTGACAGCACTACTGTTGCAGCAAACATGTCATATCTCATAAGCCGAGCAATGACAGGCGGCAACAAAGGTTGAACAAACACCAATGGAAAGGACAAAGGCTCACAGCAAGATGAAGACGAAGTGATTAGCTGTGTTTGGGATATTTCCGGAGGGCTGTTGCTGGGGCCAACATTTTGACAAGGAAACTTGTCTTCATCAAGGCAAAAAGTGCTTTCCTTGGCAGCATGTATATATAGCTCACCTTCCCCAGACTACAATAATGGGAAAGAGCAATAAGGGGATGTGTAGGGTCCGGGAAGTTGAAATATTCATGAAGAAGGGGTGTTTATTAGTGACAGCGAAAGAACGACAGATGAAGAGGGGTTCTGGTGCCAGTTCTGCCAAAAAGTAGGGGTGACCATAGGAAATAGGTGCCAAGAAGAGCAATTATTGCACCGATGAAGAGAAGTCCCCTTGTTATT comes from the Dermacentor variabilis isolate Ectoservices chromosome 2, ASM5094787v1, whole genome shotgun sequence genome and includes:
- the LOC142571810 gene encoding uncharacterized protein LOC142571810 isoform X1, which gives rise to MRQKKTASRNRHTYREMKICAVSYYTAESVTGHISTQLWKLPAPSPLQHPKTKSGDPHLEKRPLSTDLFFCQLSARGANFPCHCCRPHRKSVAIMVLQDLLSLHEHRGFVMSHRDFLQPPGSVRFSRSASRDKIRVTAEEVLPCREGKTTSKTWTLSKALICHWGFLCCSFLSGMCVFACACLRWYLYNSEIGLLQ
- the LOC142571810 gene encoding uncharacterized protein LOC142571810 isoform X2 — its product is MKICAVSYYTAESVTGHISTQLWKLPAPSPLQHPKTKSGDPHLEKRPLSTDLFFCQLSARGANFPCHCCRPHRKSVAIMVLQDLLSLHEHRGFVMSHRDFLQPPGSVRFSRSASRDKIRVTAEEVLPCREGKTTSKTWTLSKALICHWGFLCCSFLSGMCVFACACLRWYLYNSEIGLLQ